A genomic window from Parasteatoda tepidariorum isolate YZ-2023 chromosome 10, CAS_Ptep_4.0, whole genome shotgun sequence includes:
- the LOC107450083 gene encoding probable glutamate receptor has translation MVPYFPSKLRLAVLPVTKAIEVKRIENTTTISGLEGEFIKLLARALNFDYEIFIPPDFYGEMDASGNYTGMTGMLQRNEVDMGFTYLDVTYERSKVVDSSVPYCHLEKTFMMNHAPFLSKTSAFTYPFGTLTWILFFIVLFSISVLFQTLISPKDSIISVFFNLWGSSFGQGMNYNPRSMSRRIPLGIWLLYSYVLILCYSSVLLSFLTSPIKMKQIKDFKDLYLAVREGKMECRSAGQSKELDNLLKSQVPHLRGLGEYIKRNHWFYYFPDKVKVPEHVAILGIPDLFRAAIGPPEKYFYSKDTFAYIHIGVTIRKTFCCKERFNTIVLRILSRGLYKKFRDDVLFKIDLQ, from the coding sequence ATGGTGCCATATTTTCCCTCGAAACTTAGACTAGCAGTTCTACCCGTGACCAAAGCCATAGAAGTTAAAAGAATCGAGAACACTACCACTATTTCGGGACTTGAAGgagaatttataaaactattggcACGAGCATTAAATTTCGATTATGAGATTTTTATTCCCCCAGATTTTTACGGGGAAATGGATGCATCCGGAAACTACACTGGAATGACGGGAATGCTGCAAAGGAATGAAGTTGATATGGGATTCACCTATTTGGATGTTACCTATGAGCGTTCGAAAGTTGTTGACTCCAGCGTACCTTACTGCCATCTTGAGAAAACGTTTATGATGAATCATGCTCCGTTCTTGTCAAAAACATCAGCATTCACGTATCCTTTCGGCACACTTACGTGGATTTTATTCTTTATCGTACTGTTCTCTATTTCAGTGCTATTTCAAACTTTGATTTCGCCAAAAGATTCCATTATTTCCGTTTTCTTCAATTTGTGGGGATCTTCTTTCGGACAAGGAATGAACTACAACCCTCGCTCAATGTCCAGGCGGATACCACTTGGAATTTGGCTCCTTTATTCATACGTGCTAATTTTATGTTACAGCTCAGTCCTGTTATCATTTTTGACATCTCCcatcaaaatgaaacaaataaaagactTCAAGGATCTCTATCTCGCAGTCAGAGAAGGGAAAATGGAGTGTCGATCAGCGGGGCAATCTAAGGAATTAGATAATTTGTTGAAAAGCCAAGTACCTCATTTAAGAGGTTTAGGGgaatacattaaaagaaatcacTGGTTTTACTATTTCCCTGACAAAGTCAAAGTTCCGGAACATGTAGCAATTCTTGGTATACCTGATCTATTTCGTGCGGCTATAGGGCCACCTGAAAAGTACTTTTATTCGAAGGATACATTCGCATATATTCATATCGGGGTTACAATCAGGAAAACATTTTGCTGCAAAGAGCGCTTCAATACAATCGTACTACGAATTTTAAGTCGTGGCTTATATAAGAAATTTAGAGATGATGTCCTCTTTAAAATCgatttacaatga